CGTGCCGATTTTATCAGCACAGATACAATGACCAACATTAGACTGGGGCATTACGCATTGCCGCAGATGGCCGGCAAAAAGATTACTGAAACCCGCAGAAAAGTAAAAGGGCATGAGGTGCTCATTATTGATAATGGGGTGTATCAGTTGGCATGGGTAAATGTGCAAGGTTGGGCCAATCTGGAAGTGCGGCAAGCGGTGGGAATGCATCCGCAGGCAAATAACAGTTCGGTCATCAATGCTGCTGCACAAATACCTGCTGGTGATGATGGGAGCTGGATGGTATCGCTATTGTTGTGGAAGAAAAGTGGCGATGATTGGAGTGATGAGGAATTGCTACCCATCAGTAAATGGACATTCAGCCGGGATGGTAGTACAGCCAATATGCTGCTGAAGAACGCCAATGCCGCAGGTCAACAAAAGATTACTCTACAACGCTAATCGTTAAATCAATTCATGTGCATTGGGTACAATGCGCAGCAGTTGATGGAAATTTTTCTTGTAGTGTTTCTTGTCCAGCTTGTAATAGAATGCGCCTTTTTTTGAACCCGTTTTGTCTTTGTCGGTTTGCTTAAGCAGTAATCCGGTAGAGAGCATTTTGCGGGAAAAATTGCCTTTGTCAAATTCGGTTTCGTACACATCTTCAAACAGATTTTGTAGCACCGGTAAGGTGAACTTTTGCGGCAGCAATTCAAACAACACCGGATGGCTGGCCGCTTTATAGCGTAAACGCTGGCGGGCCATTTTCACCATTTGATTGTGGTCGAATATTAAGGAAGGGATTTCTTTCATTGAAAACCAGGCTGCCTGATAATCATCTGTCAACTGCTGTTGATATTGCTTGATATCAATGAGGGCAGTATAGGCAATGGAAATGGTACGTGCAAACGGGTCGCGGTCTGGCGCCGAAAAGCTGTGCAGCTGTTCCAGGTAAATGCCTTCCAGGCCGGTGAGTTGCTTCAGTACCCGGTTGGCAGCATCGTCGGTGCTTTCATCGGGTTGTACAAAGCCACCCATCAAACTCCACTTGCCCTTCATGGGTTCTAGGCCCCTTTTAATGAGCAGCAGTTGCATTTGCTGACCATCAAAGCCAAAAACAATACAGTCGATGGCCACATGATAAGTAGATACTTGGGGATAAGCAGGCATAAATCGTTGGTATTCTTCGTTGATAGAACAGCTGTTGCTACAGCCATTCGTGTGTGCTAAAATAAATAATAATTGTTGTTTTGACAATTAAAAGAGAACTGTTACTTTCGAAAGGCAATCAGGCACAGCATTCCTTTGGCCGGTCATAACAATGTTTATTTAGCAAAGGTATCGGAAGGTTGTACATGATGGCGATTTTCAACCAATGCATTGCTAAGCGCCAACCACATGAAAAAACTAGTATTCACGGTTGCTGTTGCCTTTCTTTCGGGCAGCGCTGCCATTGCGCAGCATCAGGTTTTGCTGCAACCTGCCAAAGCCACCACTACCATTAGCCGCCACATTTACGGTCATTTTGCAGAGCACCTGGGCCGTTGTATTTACGATGGTATTTACGTGGGTGATACCAATAAGGTAATACCCAACACAGATGGTGTTCGCAACGACATCATTGCGGCTTTACAACAACTGAAAGTGCCCAACCTGCGCTGGCCCGGCGGTTGCTTTGCCGATACCTATCATTGGAAAGATGGTGTGGGGCCAAAAGCCAATCGTCCGTCAATCGTCAACCGTTGGTGGGGAGGTGTTACTGAAGACAACAGCTTCGGTACGCATGATTTTCTCAACCTCTGCGAACGCATTGGTGCTGAGCCATATCTGGCGGGCAATGTGGGCAGTGGTACAGTGCAAGAATTGTCTGATTGGGTGCAATATGTAAGTGCCCCGGCCAATGCATCGCCCATGAGTAAATGGCGGGCACAAAACGGAAGAGAAAAACCCTGGAGTGTAAAATATTGGGGCGTTGGTAATGAAGTGTGGGGTTGTGGTGGCAATATGACACCGGAATACTATGCAAACATTTACAAGCAGTACGCCACCTTCATGAGTAGCTGGAATAATGATGATAAAATTTTCCGTGTTGCATCGGGTGCCAATGGCGATAACTACCATTGGACGGAAGTGATGATGCGGGATATTCCGCACCACATGCTGGAAGGTGTAGGCGTACATCATTACGCTGTTATCAATTGGAACAAGAAAGGCTCAGCCACGCAGTTTACAGAGGCAGATTATTTCAATACCATGAAATCGGCTTTGTATATGGAAGAGCTGGTGACCAAGCATGCTGCGGTGATGGATAAATATGATCCGAAGAAAAAAGTGGCGATGCTGGTAGATGAATGGGGTGGTTGGTATGATGTAGAACCCGGCACCAATCCTGGTTTTTTGTATCAGCAAAACACCATGCGTGATGCCATGATTGCAGGTGCTACGCTCAATATTTTCAATAACCATGCAGACCGGGTACGTATGGCCAACCTGGCACAAACAGTAAACGTGTTGCAGGCAGTGATTTTAACCAAGGGTGCCAAAATGATTTTGACGCCTACTTATCATGTAATGCAGATGTACAATGTGCATCAGGATGCAACACTCATACCCGTACAGGCACAAACAGCAACCAACTATACATTAGGTGCGGCGCAATTGCCTGCTATTTCCATCAGTGCATCAAAAAATAAAGCTGGTGTAACGCATATTTCATTGGTGAACATTGATGCCACTAAAAGCAACACCGTAAAATTGAATGTAGACGGCGCAACGTACAAGAAAGTAAGCGGTCAGATACTGACTGCAGCTTCACTGCAAACCTATAATGATTTTGATGCGCCGAACCGTATTCAACCTGCTGCTTTCAATGGCGCCAGGTTGAATGGAAACAGTTTGGAAGTAACCATGCCGCCATTATCTGTAGTGGTGCTGGCAGTAAATGAATAATCATGCACAACAGATTAGTACAGATTGTAACCGGATTGCTTTGCTGTTTCAGTGTACCATTGATGGCTCAACCCATTGTGGTAAATCCGGCTATTAAAACTGCCAGTATTTCGCCCAACATGTGGGGCGTGTTTTTTGAAGACATCAATATGGGAGCCGATGGCGGTATTTATGCAGAAATGATCAAGAACCGCTCCTTCGAATTTCAGAAGCCACTCATGGGTTGGAAGCTGGACAACAAGCCATTCAGAGAGGGAGCAATTACCGTGCAGAACCGTCAACAAGCCAATACCAACAATCCGCGTTTTATTCGGGTGCAGGCTACAGATGTTGCCGGTAGTGTACTAAGCATGACGAACGAGGGTTTCCGGGGTATGGCTGTAAAAAAAGATTTACGGTATGATTTCAGTTGCCTCTATCAACATGCCGATAACCAAACGGATATACGCATGCAGCTGGAATTGATTGATACACTTGGCAAAACACTCGGCGGTGCAATTATACAGCCTGCTGTATCTGCCGGAAAGTGGTCGAAGTTTACCGCCAGTTTTACCGCCACAGCTACAAATGCCAAAGCAAAATTCAGAATAACGTTTACAGGCAGGGGCAGTATTGATTTGGATATGATTTCGCTGTTTCCGGAAGACACCTGGAAAAAAAGACCGGGAGGCATGCGGGCTGATATGATACAGCTGCTGGCCGATATGAAGCCTGGTTTTATTCGTTTTCCCGGCGGTTGTATTGTAGAAGGATTTGACTTGAACAATCGTTATCAATGGAAAAAAACGATTGGCCCCATCGAAGAACGCCAGCTCATCATGAACCGCTGGAACGTTGAGTTTGCACATCGCCCGGCACCCGATTATTTTCAAACGTTTGGCCTGGGTTTCTTCGAATATTTTCAACTGGCTGAAGACATTGGCGCCAAGCCATTGCCCATTTTAAATTGTGGCATGGCTTGCCAGTTCAATTCAGCAGAACTGGTACCTATGGATCAACTCGATCCTTACATACAGGATGCATTGGATTTGGTTGAATTTGCTAATGGTGATACCAACACTGTTTGGGGTAAAAAGCGGGCCGCCATGGGGCATGCAGCGCCATTCAATCTTACAATGATTGGCATAGGTAATGAAAACTGGGGACCACAATATGTAGAACGGTTGCAGGCATTTACCAAGGCCATTCGCAGCAAGTATCCCGGTATTCAAATCATTGCGAGTTCTGGCACCGATCCTTTAGGAGAACGCTTCGATTTTCTCAATCAGTCATTGCGGGCCATGCAGGTTGATTTTGTAGATGAACATTACTACCGCAAGCCGGATTGGTTTTTAAGCAATGCATCCCGCTACGATGCTTACACCAGAAACGGTTCAAAAGTATTTGCCGGTGAGTATGCGGCACACAGCGACAGCAAACAGACCGCAGAAAAAAGAAACAACTGGCAGGCGGCATTGAGTGAAGCTGCTTTTCTGACTGGTTTAGAACGCAATGCTGATGTAGTGCAAATGGCTTCGTATGCACCGCTGTTTGCACACGTGGAAGGCTGGCAATGGAACCCCGATTTGATTTGGGTAAACAACCAGCAAGTGATTGGCAGTGCCAGCTATCAGGTGCAAAAATTGTATGCACTCAACAAGGGCACACATGCCGTAGCCATCAGTCGCAATGGCGCAGTAATGGCTGGTAAAGACAGCTTGTATGCCAGCGCTGTAGTTGATGCCAATACACAAGAGCTGCTGATAAAAATCGCAAACGTATCGGCTACAACTCAAACGCTGCCCATAGACATTGCCGGTGTAAAAATGCAGGGAAAAGTGGTGCAGCAAACATTGTTGCAGCATCCCGATTTGATGGCGGCCAACAGTTTTGATCAGCCGGATAATATTGTGCCTGTGCAGACTGCCGTTTTGTGCAAGAGCAAAACATTTACCTACGAAGCGAAACCTTATTCTTTTGTATTGCTGCGCATTGCGCTAAAAAAATAATTACACATCTCCCTACTGAAAACGAAACATGCTATGAAAAAAATCTCCTGGATGCTTGGCCTCGTGTTGATGTTGGCCGCTTGCCAATCTGCTACTGAGCCTACTACAGAAACCACAACCAGCAAGGCTGTTAGCAGCATCAATTGGGGTACTGTAGATGGCAAAGAAGTAAAGCTGTATACGCTTACTAATAAAAATGGGGTAGAGGTGAAAATCACCAATTACGGCGGCATTGTTACATCGTGGATTACTGCCGATAAAAAGGGCAACAAAAGCAATGTGGTACTCGGTTTTGATAGCCTGAGTGGTTATCTGGCAAAGCCTCCTTACTTCGGTGCCATCATTGGCCGCTATGGCAATCGGATTGGCAATGCCACTTTCAAAATTGATACTGCCACTTATCAACTGGCTGCCAACGATGGCAAGCAACACCTGCATGGTGGCAACAAGGGATATGATAAAGTAGTGTGGGATGCACAGCCTTCGGATAGTACAGCATCACTAACGCTTACGTATTTGAGTAAAGATGGAGAAGAAGGATATCCCGGCAACTTGTCTATCACCGTGGTGTACACCTTAACTGATGCCGACGAATTGCTGATGGAATACAGTGCAGAGACCGACAAAACAACGCCGGTGAATCTGACCAATCATAGTTACTTCAACCTTACCGGTGATGTAGCCAACACTATACTTAGCCATCAGTTGCAAGTGCATGCAGATAAGTACACACCTGTTGATGCAGGCCTTATTCCCACAGGCGAATTGAAGGCGGTGAAAGATGGTCCGTTTGATTTTTTACAACCCCACCAGATTGGTGAACGAATTGCACAAGTGCCCGGTGGCTATGATCACAACTTTGTGCTGAACCGCACCAGTGCAGACTTGGAACTGGTAGCTACTTTGAGCGACAGCATCAGCGGCCGCAAATTGGAAGTGTACACCACTGAACCCGGTTTGCAATTTTACAGTGGTAATTTTTTGGATGGTAGTATTAAAACCAGCAGTGGACAGCCGATTCAACAGCATGCGGCACTTTGCCTGGAAACACAGCATTTCCCCGATTCACCCAACAAGCCTGAATTTCCTTCAACACTCTTGAAGCCGGGAGAAAAATACCACACAGTAACGAAGTATAAAATTACGCTGCAATAGTAGTGCCGATAAAATGACCAACATGAATAGCGAAGTGTCGTATGTGATAGGCGTTGATTATGGTTCAGATTCTGTTCGAACCATCATCGTAAATGCAAAGACCGGTGAAGAACTGGCGGCCGATGTTTTTTATTATCCAAGATGGCAAAAGCAATTGTACTGCAACATGCAGGCAAATCAGTTTCGCCAGCATCCGTTGGATTATGTAGAAGGATTGGAAACGACCATTAAAAATTGCGTAGCAAAAGTTGGTGCATCAGTAGCGGCCAACATCAAAGCATTGTCGGTTGATACCACCGGTTCTACACCAGTGGCTACCGATAAGCATGGTACACCACTGGCTATGTTGCCGGGTTTTGAAGAAAATCCCAATGCCATGTTTGTACTGTGGAAAGACCACACAGGTGTAGGTGAAGCTGCGGAAATAAATGCTCATACCGAAAAATTTGAAACCAATTACCTGCAGTTTGTGGGCGGTATTTATTCCAGCGAATGGTTTTGGGCCAAGCTCTTACATGTACTTCGTGCCGATGAAGCCGTTCGCAACAACATTTATTCATTTGTAGAGCATTGCGATTGGATTCCTTTCTTGCTTACAGGTGGCAATGACGTGCATCAAATGAAACGCAGCGTGTGTGCTGCAGGCCATAAAATTTTGTGGGCGAAAGAATGGGATGGTTTACCCCCCAATGAATTCTTTGCAACACTCGATCCGGTATTGGACGGTATCACTACAAGGTTGTTCAAAGACACATACGCCTCCAACGAAGCAGCAGGCATCATTAGTAAAGAATGGGCACAACGATTGGGCTTACCCGAAACAGTGGTAATAGGTGTAGGCGCTTACGATGCTCACATGGGTGCTGTTGGCGGACAAATAGAACCGTATCACCTGAGCAAAGTAATGGGCACATCTACCTGCGATATGATGGTAGCGCCAGCCAATGAGGTAGCCGGTAAATTGGTGAAAGGCATTTGCGGGCAAGTGCCCGGTTCTGTTATACCCGGTATGATTGGTTTGGAAGCAGGTCAGTCTGCATTTGGCGATGCGTATGCATGGTTCAAAAGATTGATTAGCTGGCCGCTGCAAACATTGGTGGCCAATTCGAATTTGCTGGATGAAGCTACCAAACAGCAACTCATTCAGGAAACGGAAAATGCCATTATACCTGCGCTGAGCAAAGCCGCTGAAAAAATAGAAGTGACTGTGCACAGTGAGTTGGCAGTAGACTGGTTCAACGGCCGCAGAACGCCCGATGCCAACCAGTTGCTCACTGCTTCTATAACGGGTCTGGATTTAGGTAGCGATGCGGTGCACCTGTTTCGGGCAGTAGTGGAGTCTACCTGCTTTGGTGCCAAAGCTATTGTAGAACGTTTTCAGGAGCAAGGTATTCCCGTAAAAGGATTGATTGGTTTAGGTGGTGTGGCTCGTAAATCGCCTTTCGTGATGCAAATGATGGCCGATGTAATGAACATGCCCATTCGTATTCACCGCTCCGAGCAAACCTGTGCATTGGGTGCTGCCATGTTTGCCGCAACGGCCGCTGGTATTTACAACAAAGTAGAAGATGCCATGCAGGCCATGGGACAAGGTTTTGATACGGTGTACGAACCTGATGCAGCAAAAGTGGCACTGTATCAGCAACGCTACGAACAGTATAAAAAAGTAGGTGCGTTTATGGAGGCGCAGATTATACATTAATTAATTCAACATCCTGCACTTGACACAACAGTGAGTGGACTCGGTGCCTTCTTTGTGTCTTCGTGGTAAATGATTTTTTCAATGAGTAAGTATCAACACATACAACAAGAGGCTTATGAAGCCAACATGCAGTTGCCCAAGCTGGGTCTGGTGCTGTTTACTTTTGGAAATGTGAGTGCTGCCGATCGCAGCCTTGGTGTGTTCGCCATAAAACCCAGTGGTGTAGCCTATGAAGATTTGACACCCGGCAAAATGGTGATCGTCGATTTTGAAGGTAAAACGGTGGAAGGCGATTTGCGTCCTTCTTCTGATACATTGACCCATGCTGTGTTGTACAAGCATTGGGAAAAAATTGGCGGCATTGTGCATACACATTCTACCTATGCTACATCGTGGGCACAGTCGCAGCGGGATATACCCATTTTTGGTACCACGCATGCCGATTACAACACCGTCGATATCCCTTGTGCACCACCCATGAGTGATGAAATGATACAAGGCAATTATGAACACGAAACCGGTTTTCAAATCATGAATTGCTTTGCAGCCAAAGGCCTTAGCTACGAAGAGGTAGAAATGGTATTGGTGGGTAATCATGCACCATTTACCTGGGGCAAAAATGCTGCGAAAGCCGTGCACAATAGTGCCGTGCTGGAGCAGGTGGCACAAATGGCATTGCTCACCGAACAAATCAATCCGAAAGCGCCGCGGTTAAAAGATGCGTTGATTAGGAAACACTATGAACGCAAGCACGGACCAGATAGTTACTACGGTCAGTAATCAATAGCATTAGTAAAACGGAATGTATGCGTGTTAAACAGATTCAGCGTCGTTGTCAGCTCAGCTTCTTATGTGTAGCCATGAGTGTGACGACTTTTGCGCAGCAGCGGGATTATCCCTATACTGCTGTTCCGTTTACACAAATACAGCTGAGTGATCAGTTTTGGTTGCCCCGCATCAAAGTCAATCATACCGTTACCATTCCGGCTTCTTTTGAACGATGTGAAAGCACGGGCCGTGTTCGCAACTTCGAAATGGCCGCGGCACAATCGGGTAAGTTTTGCACTACGTTTCCGTTTGATGATACAGACATTTACAAAACCATTGAAGGCGCTTCTTTTTCGCTGAGTTTGTTTCCGGATAAACAACTGGAAGCCTACATTGATACGCTGATTGACAAAGTGAGTAAGGCGCAGGAAGCGGATGGATATTTGTACACGGCCCGCACCATCAATCCGGCACAACCGCATGCCTGGGCTGGCCCCAACCGTTGGGAAAAAGAAAGAGAGCTCAGCCATGAGTTGTACAACAGTGGTCATTTGTATGAAGCTGCCGCAGCGCATTTTGCAGCAACAGGCAAAAAAAATCTGCTCAACATTGCATTAAAAAATGCGGATCTCGTTTGTCAGGTTTTTGGTAAGGACAAACTGCATGTTGCCCCCGGCCATCAGGTAGTGGAAATGGGATTGGTGAAACTCTATCGCATTACGGGCAATAAAGCCTATTTAGAAACAGCCCGTTTTTTTATTGAAGAAAGAGGCCACTACAAAGGCTATGATGCAAAGAGCAACGACCCTTGGCGCAATGGTGCGTACTGGCAAGATCATTTGCCTGTAACACAGCAGCGTGAAGCCATTGGCCATGCCGTACGAGCTGGTTATTTATACGCCGCTGTAGCCGATGTTGCTGCACTCACCGGCGATAGTTTGTTGCTACATGCAGTCGACAGCATCTGGCAAAATTTGGTGAGTAAGAAATTGTATGTGCAAGGTGGTGCAGGAGCAGTGTCGAGTGGCGAACGCTACGGCAACAATTATGAACTGCCCAATGGCACGGCTTACAACGAAACCTGTGCAGCCATTGCCAATGTATATTGGAACCAACGCATGTTTCAATTGCATGGTGATGCTAAGTACATGGATGTGCTGGAAAAAATTCTGTACAACGGTTTGATTTCTGGTGTTGGACTTGATGGCAAATCTTTTTCTACACCAATGCCATGCAGGTGACCAACAGCTTTAATCACCCAGCACTGGAAAGAGAACGTGCCGGTTGGTTCGAATGCAGTTGCTGCCCTACCAACATGACCCGTTTGCTGCCTTCAGTGCCGGGATATATGTATGCACAACGTGGCTGTGATGTGTATGTCAATTTGTTCATCAACAGCATGGCTTCACTCAGCATCAATACAAAGCAGGTGAGCATTGAGCAAAAAAACAATTACCCCTGGGATGGCGATTTGCAATTTGTGATTACACCTGCTAAAGGGGAACTCAATTTTGCGTTGAAAGTGCGCATCCCCGGCTGGGCACAGCAAGTAGCCATTCCATCCGATTTGTATCGTTTTGTGCCAGCCAATACTGCGCCGGTGCAGCTTTTTGTGAATGGTACTGCGGTGCCACTTAGCATGGAAAAAGGATATGCAGTATTACAACGCAACTGGAAAAAAGGTGATGTAGTTACTTTGAAATTACCCATGGATGTACAGCGGGTAGCCGCTAACAGTAAGCTGACAGAAAATGCGGGCAAGGTAGCCTTGCAACGTGGGCCTTTGATGTACTGTGCCGAATGGGCAGATAACAATGGTCGTGCTGCCAATTTGATATTGCCGGCACAAGCATCGTTTACCAGTAGCTGGGCACCAGCCATGCTCAATGGTGTAATGCTGTTGAAAAGTTCAGCGAATGCCTTACAGATACACGGCAGCAATGTGCAGACCGTTACACAGCCTTTTGTAGCCATTCCTTACTATGCGTGGGCCAACAGGGGCAAAGGCGAAATGATGTTGTGGCTGCCCGAGCAAATTGCCGATGTACAAATTATTACGCAACAAACTTTGGCGAACAGCCAACCAAAATAAGTCGTTCACTTTTTTATTCCTTCAACTATGACAGATTTAAAACAATTAGAAGTTTGGTTCGTAACAGGAAGCCAGGATTTATATGGCGAGCAAACCCTGCGTCAGGTAGCTGCCCACTCGCAGGAGATTGCCGCTTCGCTGCATGCCGCAGATATACCTGTGAGTGTGGTGTTTAAACCAACTGTAAAATCACCAGAAGAGATTTATGCCATTTGCGCCGAAGCGAATGCTTCGTCGAAGTGTATCGGTCTCATTGCGTGGATGCATACTTTTTCGCCGGCCAAAATGTGGATTCGCGGCCTCAAGATTTTGCACAAGCCACTCTTGCATTTGCATACCCAATTCAACCGCGATATTCCGTGGGGTGAAATTGATATGGACTTTATGAACCTGAACCAGAGTGCACACGGCGACCGTGAATTTGGTTTTATCATGAGCCGTATGCGCCTGAATCGTAAAGTAGTGGTAGGCCATTGGCAAGACCCGGTGGTGATTGCTAAAATCAATGCGTGGGCCAGAGCTGCTGCGGGTTGGAACGATTGGCAGGGTGCCCGTTTTGTTCGCTTTGGCGACAACATGCGGTATGTGGCCGTAACAGATGGCGACAAAGTGGAAGCAGAAATGCAGTTTGGTTTTAGTGTAAATACTCACGGCATTGGCGACCTCGTAAAAGTGATTGATGCAGTAAGCGATGCTGATGTAGATACACTGGTGCAGGAATATTTTGATACCTACACCGTAATGGCCAGCCTCAAAAAAGAAGGGTCGCAATATGCATCGTTGCGGGATGCCGCCCGAATTGAATTGGGTCTCGAATACTTTTTGAAAGATGGTAATTACAAAGGCTATAGTGATACGTTTGAAGATTTGCATGGCATGAAACAATTGCCAGGTATAGCTTCACAACGCATGATGGGAAAGGGGTACGGCTTTGCCGGCGAAGGCGATTGGAAAACCGCAGCTCTTGTACGGGCCATGAAAGTGATGGGCCAGGGCATGCCCGGTGGCAATAGTTTTATGGAAGATTATACCTATCATTTTGACCCGGCCAATCCGTTGGTACTGGGCTCACATATGCTGGAAATTTGTGAGAGCATTGCCAGCCATACACCCAATGTAGAAATTCATCCGTTGGGTATTGGAGGAAAAGAAGATCCTGTTCGCCTGGTATTTAATAGTGCAGCTGGCCCGGCTATCAATGCATCGGTTGTAGACATGGGCAATCGTTTCCGTTTGTTGGTAAATGAAGTGGAAGCCATTGTCCCGATTGCAGAACTGCCTAAGTTGCCTGTGGCCCGTGTGTTGTGGAAGCCTTATCCCAACATGCACGATGGCTGTGCTGCCTGGATATTGGCAGGCGGTGCACACCACACCTGCTACAGCCAAAACCTCACGGCCGAGCACATGGAAGACTTTGCAGACATTGCCGGCATTGAGTATGTACGCATTGGTAAAAACACCGATCTCTATCAATTGAAAAACGAACTGCGCTGGAGCGAAGTGTATTACAAATAACCCCTTTAAAAGAACCATCTGTGCAAGGTATTTTCCCTAACATTGGTGGTTCACTTTTTTCTCACTTTCCTTTACAACGATTATGAATAACAAATTAGTGATGACTGACTTCATAGTGTTCGGCATCTACTTCGTGTTGCTGGCTGCCTATGGATACATGATTTATCGCAAGAAGAAAAAACAAGAAACTTCTGCTACGCATGATTTCTTTCTGGCAGAAGGTTCGCTTACCTGGTGGGCCATT
The Phnomibacter ginsenosidimutans genome window above contains:
- a CDS encoding NUDIX hydrolase gives rise to the protein MPAYPQVSTYHVAIDCIVFGFDGQQMQLLLIKRGLEPMKGKWSLMGGFVQPDESTDDAANRVLKQLTGLEGIYLEQLHSFSAPDRDPFARTISIAYTALIDIKQYQQQLTDDYQAAWFSMKEIPSLIFDHNQMVKMARQRLRYKAASHPVLFELLPQKFTLPVLQNLFEDVYETEFDKGNFSRKMLSTGLLLKQTDKDKTGSKKGAFYYKLDKKHYKKNFHQLLRIVPNAHELI
- a CDS encoding alpha-N-arabinofuranosidase, whose amino-acid sequence is MKKLVFTVAVAFLSGSAAIAQHQVLLQPAKATTTISRHIYGHFAEHLGRCIYDGIYVGDTNKVIPNTDGVRNDIIAALQQLKVPNLRWPGGCFADTYHWKDGVGPKANRPSIVNRWWGGVTEDNSFGTHDFLNLCERIGAEPYLAGNVGSGTVQELSDWVQYVSAPANASPMSKWRAQNGREKPWSVKYWGVGNEVWGCGGNMTPEYYANIYKQYATFMSSWNNDDKIFRVASGANGDNYHWTEVMMRDIPHHMLEGVGVHHYAVINWNKKGSATQFTEADYFNTMKSALYMEELVTKHAAVMDKYDPKKKVAMLVDEWGGWYDVEPGTNPGFLYQQNTMRDAMIAGATLNIFNNHADRVRMANLAQTVNVLQAVILTKGAKMILTPTYHVMQMYNVHQDATLIPVQAQTATNYTLGAAQLPAISISASKNKAGVTHISLVNIDATKSNTVKLNVDGATYKKVSGQILTAASLQTYNDFDAPNRIQPAAFNGARLNGNSLEVTMPPLSVVVLAVNE
- a CDS encoding alpha-L-arabinofuranosidase C-terminal domain-containing protein, with the protein product MHNRLVQIVTGLLCCFSVPLMAQPIVVNPAIKTASISPNMWGVFFEDINMGADGGIYAEMIKNRSFEFQKPLMGWKLDNKPFREGAITVQNRQQANTNNPRFIRVQATDVAGSVLSMTNEGFRGMAVKKDLRYDFSCLYQHADNQTDIRMQLELIDTLGKTLGGAIIQPAVSAGKWSKFTASFTATATNAKAKFRITFTGRGSIDLDMISLFPEDTWKKRPGGMRADMIQLLADMKPGFIRFPGGCIVEGFDLNNRYQWKKTIGPIEERQLIMNRWNVEFAHRPAPDYFQTFGLGFFEYFQLAEDIGAKPLPILNCGMACQFNSAELVPMDQLDPYIQDALDLVEFANGDTNTVWGKKRAAMGHAAPFNLTMIGIGNENWGPQYVERLQAFTKAIRSKYPGIQIIASSGTDPLGERFDFLNQSLRAMQVDFVDEHYYRKPDWFLSNASRYDAYTRNGSKVFAGEYAAHSDSKQTAEKRNNWQAALSEAAFLTGLERNADVVQMASYAPLFAHVEGWQWNPDLIWVNNQQVIGSASYQVQKLYALNKGTHAVAISRNGAVMAGKDSLYASAVVDANTQELLIKIANVSATTQTLPIDIAGVKMQGKVVQQTLLQHPDLMAANSFDQPDNIVPVQTAVLCKSKTFTYEAKPYSFVLLRIALKK
- a CDS encoding aldose epimerase family protein; its protein translation is MKKISWMLGLVLMLAACQSATEPTTETTTSKAVSSINWGTVDGKEVKLYTLTNKNGVEVKITNYGGIVTSWITADKKGNKSNVVLGFDSLSGYLAKPPYFGAIIGRYGNRIGNATFKIDTATYQLAANDGKQHLHGGNKGYDKVVWDAQPSDSTASLTLTYLSKDGEEGYPGNLSITVVYTLTDADELLMEYSAETDKTTPVNLTNHSYFNLTGDVANTILSHQLQVHADKYTPVDAGLIPTGELKAVKDGPFDFLQPHQIGERIAQVPGGYDHNFVLNRTSADLELVATLSDSISGRKLEVYTTEPGLQFYSGNFLDGSIKTSSGQPIQQHAALCLETQHFPDSPNKPEFPSTLLKPGEKYHTVTKYKITLQ
- a CDS encoding ribulokinase, producing MNSEVSYVIGVDYGSDSVRTIIVNAKTGEELAADVFYYPRWQKQLYCNMQANQFRQHPLDYVEGLETTIKNCVAKVGASVAANIKALSVDTTGSTPVATDKHGTPLAMLPGFEENPNAMFVLWKDHTGVGEAAEINAHTEKFETNYLQFVGGIYSSEWFWAKLLHVLRADEAVRNNIYSFVEHCDWIPFLLTGGNDVHQMKRSVCAAGHKILWAKEWDGLPPNEFFATLDPVLDGITTRLFKDTYASNEAAGIISKEWAQRLGLPETVVIGVGAYDAHMGAVGGQIEPYHLSKVMGTSTCDMMVAPANEVAGKLVKGICGQVPGSVIPGMIGLEAGQSAFGDAYAWFKRLISWPLQTLVANSNLLDEATKQQLIQETENAIIPALSKAAEKIEVTVHSELAVDWFNGRRTPDANQLLTASITGLDLGSDAVHLFRAVVESTCFGAKAIVERFQEQGIPVKGLIGLGGVARKSPFVMQMMADVMNMPIRIHRSEQTCALGAAMFAATAAGIYNKVEDAMQAMGQGFDTVYEPDAAKVALYQQRYEQYKKVGAFMEAQIIH
- a CDS encoding L-ribulose-5-phosphate 4-epimerase, with translation MSKYQHIQQEAYEANMQLPKLGLVLFTFGNVSAADRSLGVFAIKPSGVAYEDLTPGKMVIVDFEGKTVEGDLRPSSDTLTHAVLYKHWEKIGGIVHTHSTYATSWAQSQRDIPIFGTTHADYNTVDIPCAPPMSDEMIQGNYEHETGFQIMNCFAAKGLSYEEVEMVLVGNHAPFTWGKNAAKAVHNSAVLEQVAQMALLTEQINPKAPRLKDALIRKHYERKHGPDSYYGQ
- a CDS encoding glycoside hydrolase family 127 protein; the encoded protein is MRVKQIQRRCQLSFLCVAMSVTTFAQQRDYPYTAVPFTQIQLSDQFWLPRIKVNHTVTIPASFERCESTGRVRNFEMAAAQSGKFCTTFPFDDTDIYKTIEGASFSLSLFPDKQLEAYIDTLIDKVSKAQEADGYLYTARTINPAQPHAWAGPNRWEKERELSHELYNSGHLYEAAAAHFAATGKKNLLNIALKNADLVCQVFGKDKLHVAPGHQVVEMGLVKLYRITGNKAYLETARFFIEERGHYKGYDAKSNDPWRNGAYWQDHLPVTQQREAIGHAVRAGYLYAAVADVAALTGDSLLLHAVDSIWQNLVSKKLYVQGGAGAVSSGERYGNNYELPNGTAYNETCAAIANVYWNQRMFQLHGDAKYMDVLEKILYNGLISGVGLDGKSFSTPMPCR